In Coraliomargarita sinensis, the genomic stretch CGCCCAGTTGCGCGATTTTTCCGTTTACCCGTACAAGACCATCCTCGATCAGGCGCTCGGCTTCTCGGCGTGAGCACAGGCCTGCGTTGGCTATAATCTTCTGAATGCGCTGTTGTTCCTCTTCGGGCATCCCAAACTTGAGGCGATCTCATGGGCAGCTGTCAATGTTGCTCGAAAGTAACATTCGTGCTTGCCCGCAGAGAATATCCTTTTGAGGCTGTTCCAACTCATGACTGAATCTACCGAGAAAAAAGTAGCCCTGGTAACGGGTGCCGGCCGAGGAATCGGCAAAAGTATCGCCGAGCTTCTTGCGTCCAAGGGGCACCACGTCGTCTGTGTGAGCCGTTCCGAAGGTTCTTGCGGCGCTGTGGCCGATGCTATCAATGCGGATGGCGGCTCAGCCGAGTCCCTCGCCGTTGATGTTTCCGACAAGGCGGCCGTGCAAGCGGCCTGCGAGAAACTCCTCGAAGCACACGGCACAGTTGATATCCTCGTCAATAACGCCGGTATCACCAAAGATGGTTTGCTCTTCCGCATGAGCGATGACGACTGGGAGGATGTGATTGCCACGAATCTGACCAGCTGCTTCTCTTTCATCAAGCATCTCGCCCGTCCTATGACGCGCAAACGCTGGGGCCGCATCATCAATATGTCCTCCGTGATCGGATTGACCGGTAATGCAGGACAGGCGAACTACGCTGCGGCCAAGGCCGGGATGATCGGACTGACCAAAAGCCTCGCCAAGGAGTTTGCCGCCCGCAATGTGACGGTTAACGCAGTCGCCCCCGGCTTTATCGCCACGGACATGACGGCGGAACTCAACGAAAAGCAGCAGGAAGCTATCGTCGGGATGGTTCCCATGAAGCGTATGGGTCAGTCGTCGGACATTGCGGCGACTACCGCATTTCTCGCCTCCGAGGAGGCTGGCTATATCACCGGACAGGTTTTTACAGTTGACGGTGGTATGGTGATGTGATGCTCAAAACCCTTTAACTTAATCCTATAATTATATGGCAGACCAAACTATCGAACAACGCGTTAAGACCATCATCGTCGACCAACTCAACGTCAACGACGAGCAAGTGACTCCGGAGGCATCCTTCCTGGATGATCTTGGTGCCGATTCACTCGACACAGTCGAGCTGATCATGGCTTTCGAAGAGGAATTCAGCGATGAGATCGACGGTGAAATTCCCGAATCCGACGCAGAAAAGCTCCAGACCGTAGGTGATGTGATCAAATACATCACTGAAAAGGCCGGATAAAAATTCTCCTTTCCTACTCTACATTAAGCCGCTTAAATGCGGCTTAATTTTTTTACCGAGACCATGAGTGGAGATATTGATAAAAGACGAGTCGTAATAACCGGCATCGGCACCGTGACGAGCTACGGTGACGGTGTGGATACCTTTTGGGAGAACCTGTTGGCGGGCAAAAGCGGGATCAGTCGGGTGGAATCCTTCGACGTGACGGATTATCCCTCGCAGGTCGGTGCAGAATGTCTGCATTTTGATGCCGGCAAATACATGGATCCCAAGGAGGCCCGCCGGAACGACCGTTATACGCAATTTGCCGTTGCCGGGGCCCGCATGGCGCTTGACGACGCAAATCTGGACCCGGAGAAGATCGAGTCGGATCGGTTTGGTGTTCTGATCGGTTCCGGGATTGGCGGGATGATCACCATTCAGACGCAAAGCCGCCGCCTCTATGAAATGGGCCCGCGCAAGGTCTCTCCTTTCATGATTCCCTCTTTGATTGCCAACATTGCCAGTGGTGTGGTCGCTATCGAAGTCGGTGCCCGCGGGCCTAACTTTGGTATTGTCAGCGCTTGTGCCTCTGGCACTCACAGCATCGGCGAGGCTTTTCAGATGATTCGCGACGGTGAGGCTGATGTCATGCTGGCCGGGGGGAGCGAAGCGGCGATTACCGAGCTGGGCTACGCCGGCTTCTGTTCGATGAAAGCCATGAGCACGAGCTACAACGATGCGCCTGAAACCGCCAGCCGACCCTTCGATAAGGGTCGCGATGGTTTCATCATGGGTGAGGGGACCGGTGTCCTGGTCATGGAAACACTCGAGCATGCGCAAGCACGCGGTGCTACCATCTATTGCGAGGTCGGCGGTTACAGCGCGACCTGCGATGCCTACCATATTACTTCACCTGATCCCGAGGGTAAGGCGCTTGGCGCCGCTATGACGAATGTCGTCAAGGAAGCCGGCATCACTGCGGACGATGTTAGCTACATCAATGCGCACGGCACCTCCACGCCCTACAACGACAAATTTGAAACCGGAGCGATCAAGAAGGCTTTCGGCGAAGCAGCTCACAAATTGGCGGTATCTTCGACAAAAGGCATGACCGGTCACCTCCTAGGTGCGGCTGGTGGCATCGAGTCGGCCGTCTGTGCTCTGGCAATTCGCGATAACAAGATTCCGCCCACAATTAATTACAAGGATCCGGATCCGGATTGTGACCTTGATTACGTGCCGAACACCATGCGGGAGACAGAGGTCAATGTTGCCATGTGCAATAACCTCGGCTTTGGCGGTCACAATGCCACACTTCTGTTCAAGAAGCTGGGCTAGGCGGTTTTCTCAGCACGGGTGTCATCCACAAAGCCGACATGAAATAGGTGCTTATTCGCTCTCGCGCTTAGATGACATCCCAAGAAAACAGCTCTCGGCCACGGCTTGCCGTCATTGATTACGGAATGGGTAACCTACGTAGTGTCCTGCGTGCCTGGCAACACATCGGAGCGGATGCCTATCTGGTGCATGCCCCCAAGGAGCTGGAAGGGGCGGATGCCGTCGTCTTTCCCGGGCAGGGCGCAATAGTGGATGCCATGCGGCTGCTCAAAGACACCGGCTTCGATCATGCGATTCGTGACTGGATCGCTGCCGACCGACCGTTTTTCGGGGTTTGCCTTGGTTTTCAGGCCCTTTTCGAACATTCGGAAGAGGGCGATTCCGAGGGACTAGGCGTCTTCAAGGGTTCAGTGAAGCGTTTCCGGGTCGATCCGACCCTTAAGATTCCCCACATGGGCTGGAACACGGTCACTTTTGAGGAGGGAGCGCCCTACACCGACGGGCTCGTTTCCGGTCAGGACCAGTTTTATTTCGTTCACACTTACTACGTGGAGCCTGCAGATCCAGCACTGACTCTTTTCGAAACCGATTATGGTGGAAAATTTGTCTCCGGGGTTTGCTCCGGCAGATGTGTTGCCACACAATTCCACCCTGAAAAAAGTCAGGCAAAAGGATTGCATCTCTATCGTAACTTCTTGAGAACGCTTTAGCAGGCGGCTAGTTAGCAAGGCTTTACATTATTTCTGCGTTTTATAAGACACGACCCACACACATGGAAAAGACAGGCACAATACGACTCGGCAACGAGAACTTTGAGTTTCCTATCATCGAAGGAACTGAAGGCGAAAAAGCATTGGATACGCGCACTTTGCGGGCGAAATCCGGCTGCATCACTTTTGATGAAGGCTACGGAAATACCGGCTCCTGCCAAAGTGACATTAGCTTCATTGACGGCGAAAAGGGAATTCTGCGCCACCGCGGCTACCCCATCGAGCAACTGGCGGAACACTCGTCTTTTCTCGAAACGGCCATGCTCGTGATCTACGGCGAACTGCCTCATGAGGAGTGCCTGGATGCTTTCCGCCAGCACGTGCGCCGGAATGCCTCTATCCACACGGGCATGCATCATCACTTTGACGGTTTCCCCAGCGACGCACACCCCATGGCAATTCTTTCGGCCATGCTCAACTCACTGGGCGCGTACTACCCGGAAATGTCTTCCAACAACCGGGATCAGGACCTTGCCCACTTCGACGAAACCGCTGCTCTTCTGATCTCTAAAGTCCGTACCATCGCGGCCATGACCTTTCGGATGAAGATGGGACTCCCTTTTGAGTATCCCGACCACAAGCGCCGCTACACTGAGAACTTTCTGCACATGATGTTCTCTGAGCCCTACGGCGAATACGTTGATGACCACGGGGCTGCGGAGGCACTCGACCTCTTCCTGATGCTGCACGCTGACCACGAGCAGAATTGCTCAACCTCGACCGTCCGGATGGTCGCTTCAGGTGGCGCGAATCTCTTCGCCTCTGTCTCTGCCGGTGTTTGTGCGCTTTGGGGCCCGTCTCACGGCGGTGCCAATATGGCCGTCATTAAGATGCTGGAGGAAATTCATCAGGACGGCGATGACGGCACCCGCTTCATCGAAGCCGCCAAAAAGGGCGAGGCCAAGTTAATGGGCTTCGGTCACCGTGTTTATAAGAATTATGATCCACGGGCCAAGATTCTCGGCAAGAGTGCGGAGAATATGCTTCAGAGCATGGGCATGCAGGACCCCCTTCTCGATATCGCCAAGCGTCTCGAGCAGGCTGCATTGGAAGACGATTATTTTGTTTCCCGCAAGCTTTACCCGAATGTGGACTTCTACAGCGGCATCATCCTCAAAGCGATCGGTATCCCTGTCGAAATGTTCACGGTGATGTTTGCTATCGGCCGTATGCCGGGCTGGATCGCGAACTGGAAGGAAATCGCTGAGAATCCAAAGAGTCGCATTCACCGCCCCCGCCAAATTTACACCGGCGAGACGCAGCGTGATTACGTTAAGCTCGGCGACCGCTAATTGAAACGTCGAACGTTCAACATTGTACGCTCCTACCATGAATTGAAGTCAGTTCGATGTTCGATGTGGCCCGGTTCTTCGTTGCACTCGCCCCCGACCATCTCCCTTCGCTCGGAACGATGCCCGATCTAGGTCCACTCCGGAGGATTCTGTAGCTCCGGCTTGAGGACACCGATACAGGGCAATTGCCGGTAGCGCTCGGCAAAGTCCAGACCGTAGCCGACCACGAATTCGTCCGGGATCTGGAAACCGACGAAATCGGCTTCAAAATCAACACTACGGGTGGTCTGCTTGTCGAGCAGCACGCAGGTACGCAGCGACGCTGGTTGTAGCTTACGAAAGATCTGGCAGACGCGCGAAAGCGTCTTTCCGGTGTCCAGAATGTCGTCGATCAGCAGCACATCGACATCCTTCAGGTCGAGGCGGATCTTATCGATGATCTCCGGCTCCTGCATAGGGCGGGTTTCATCGCGGTATGATGAGACCCGGATACAATCGAGTTGAATGGACAGGTTGAGCTCGCGGATCAAATCGGCGACGAAAATGATAGCTCCGTTGATGATGGCGATCACAGCCAGTTCCTTGCCCTCGTAGGTCGCATTGATCTCGCGGCCGAGTTCAGTAAGGCGTGACTTGAGTGCAGCCTCATCCACGAGGATGGTGTCCAAGTCTTCAAGGGGATTGGGAACTGCGTCGTTAGCCTGCATTAGCTTTTAAATGCCTATTGTTTGTATAATTTCAAGGTGTTCCCGCGATTCTACGCGAGAGTTTACACAGTGTTGCCGGTTATGATCTGGTAATGCCACTAAACTACTGGCTTCAGCTCGAAACCTTTTCGATAGTGGGGGCCTGTCAGGCTTTCATCGACCCAAGGGCCCTCGATCGTGCGGAGCGTGGGATCAATTTGCAGGCTCTGGCCGACAAAATACTCCGGTTCCGGGATGCCCCATGCGGTCAGTTGTTCATCCTGACTGGACAGGATTTTCGACAAATCATGGTTTGAGCTAAGAAATTCCTTGAGTGAATTCGACCCGGCCAGTTCACCCACGCGATGACTGATATTGGAAAAATGAGCCAGGCAGGCAGACGCATTCGCCGAACGGATGCTGGATCTCAGAAGTGATGAATCCGAGGCTTTGACCGCATCAACAAAGTTTCTGGGATGCGTTTCGCCGCCATCACCGGGAAACTTTTTGATGACGGTTTTGCCGTCAGGCTCCACGGCCATCATGCCAAAACGACCGCCCTTGAGGTAGCCCTTCTCGCATTCGGCAACAATACCGACGCGGGTTCCCATGAAGTGCGGGGAAACATTACGATCAGGGGAAAGCCTCATGTCGTTTACCTCGATAATGACATCGGCCCCGCCCATTTGAAACCAGGAGGTGATCATATTTGGGGTGTCGCCGGCGTCATCCCAGGCGAAGCGGTTACCAAACGTTTGTATCTTGCGGGGCAGTTCCGGATCGCCCAGCAACCAGCAAACCAAATCGATCTCATGTACCCCCTGGTTGCCGATGTCGCCGCTCCCGGTGTGGAAGTCCCAGTGCCAGTCGTAATGGAACTGTGGACGCATCAGGGTGTGCTGTTTCGCGGGTCCAAGCCAGAGGTCGTAATCGACAGTATCCGGAATTTTCAAGGGTTCGGTCAGCTTGCCTATGGAATCGCGATTGCGGTAGCAGATGGAGCGGACCTTCCGGATTTTACCTAGATTGCCGTCCTGCACATATTTGATGCCGGCCCGTGGTCCGGTGCTGGATCGGTTTTGATAACCGGCCGCGATGACCTTGCTGTATTTCCGTTCCGCCGCTTCCAGTTGAGCGCTTTCCCAGGGGGTAAAAGACACAGGCTTCTCGAGATAGACATGCTTGCCGGCCTGCATCGCCTGAATCGCATGCAGCGCGTGCCAGTAGTTTGGCGAGGCAATGACGACGGCATCGATATCCATGCGCTCGTAGAGCTTTCGGTAGTCCTGAATGTGGTCGACCTTCAAAGTCTCTTCGGATGGACGTTTCTTGTTGAATCGCGCCATCATCCCATCCATCCGTGCCGTGTCCGGATCGCAGATCGCTACGATTTCGACATCAGGCAGCTTGTGAAACATCTTCAGATGTTCGTTACCGCGGATGCCACAACCCACAATCGCCAGCCGCAGGCGACTGTTCGCTCCCAAAATTTGCTGGCCTCTCAGGCTTGCCGAAATAAACGCGCAGGAGCCGAGTTTCAGAAAGTTGCGACGGGATCTTAGAAGATTGGATTGATTCATAGTGTTAAAATACAAGAGCATAAAAAAGCCGGGTGCTGATGCAACCCGGCTTTTGTGAAATACTATGTGTCGAACTTAGACCGTGCCAAAGATGGTCTTGCCGTTGGAGCACAGGTCCTCGGCTGCCTTAACCAGGCGTGCGGCCATGTTGGCTTCTGCCTTCTTGAGGTAGCTGCGCGGGTCGTAAGTCTTCTTGTTGCCGACTTCACCGTCGATCTTGAGCACACCTTCAATGTTTTCACAGATGTGTGTTACGACCGGACGGGTGAAGGCATACTGCGTGTCGGTGTCGATGTTCATCTTGACCACACCGTATTCCAGGGTTTCCCGGATGTCGCTCAGTTCAGAGCCCGAGCCACCGTGGAAAACGAGGTCCATCTTGGCCTCTTCGCCGTGCTTGTCGATGACCGCTTTCTGGCCGTCGCGGAGGATCTCCGGCTTCAGTTTGACCGCGCCGGGCTTGTAGGAACCGTGCACGTTACCGAATGTCGCGGCAAAGAGGAAACGGCCGATCGGCTGGAGCGCCTCGTAGACGTCGAGCATGTCGCCGGGAGTGGTGTAAAGCTTGTCGATCGGAAGGCCGGAGGTGTCGTGGCCGTCTTCTTCACCGCCGACGCAGCCGGCTTCGACTTCGAGGATGATGTCGAGTTCAGCGCACTCCTTGAGCAGCTCCTTGGAAATCTTGAGATTCTCTTCAAGGTCGACCACGGATCCGTCGAACATGTGGGACTGGAAGAGCGGACCCTTGCCCTCGGCCTTGCGCTTGCGCGAGGCTTCGAAAAGCGGCTTCAGGAAGCTGTCGACCTTTTCCGGGTGGCAGTGGTCGGTGTGGAGAGCTACAAGCACGTCGTATTTCTCCGCAAGAATGTGAGTCGCTTCGGCCAGAACGATGGCACCGAAGGCTGCGTCTTTCACGTCCAAACCGGAAGCGAATTGACCACCGCCAGTCGAAACTTGGATGATGCCGTCGGACTTTGCGTCGGCAAAGGCTTTGAGAGCGGCGTTAATCGTGGTGATCGATGTGACGTTGACCGCCGGATAGGCGTAGTTGCCCTTCTGGGCAGCATCAATCATTGCGGCGTATTGAGCAGGTGTTGCTACTGGCATGACTAGGGATTAGTTTATGTTATTGTTAATCGGACTAAGTTAAGACGTCCTAATATTATAATGACAAACGAAGCAACATAATTCGCCAGTCCGCAGTTTTTTCAACCATCGATTTCGATAACCTCCGAATCCGAAGGCTCGGATTTTGGGCAAAAAGAGGGGATTTTCAGGAGATGGGGCGAGTTCTTGCAAATCGTCGCCACCCTGAGAACCTCACGGCTTCCTTATTGTCCCCTTTCCTAAAGCAGCCTTCCTCTTTTTACTCACGTCGACTTGGATAGTGGGTGCATCCCTCGAGAAGGAAAACCCGACATGACTGACATCACGAACCGAATCGTATCTTTCTTATTGGCTTCCATTTTTACCGCGACCGGTGCTGTAGCCGAGCTTGTCCCGCAGGGAGCGGTTTGGCGGTATTTGGACGATGGCAGCGACCAAGGTAACGCTTGGCGCGGGCTCGTATTTGACGATGCGCACTGGAAGGAGGGCCGGGCCCAGTTGGGTTACGGAGATGATGACGAAGTGACCAAACTCGCGCCATTCCAGAGAACCTACTATTTCCGGCACAGTTTCGACCTGGAAGCGATTCCGAACCAAGATGCGCTTTCCCTGGACCTGCTTTACGATGATGGGGCGATTGTCTTTTTGAACGGTTTGGAAATCCACCGGACGGAACTCATGCCCGGAGACACAACCGTGTCCTACGACCAACTGGCAAAGCGTCCCTCCGCCGATAACGCAACGGATGAAGATATCGCTGTGCCGGCTTCGCTGCTTCGCGAGGGGCGTAATGTCCTCGCTGTCGAAGTGCACAATCA encodes the following:
- the hpt gene encoding hypoxanthine phosphoribosyltransferase; translated protein: MQANDAVPNPLEDLDTILVDEAALKSRLTELGREINATYEGKELAVIAIINGAIIFVADLIRELNLSIQLDCIRVSSYRDETRPMQEPEIIDKIRLDLKDVDVLLIDDILDTGKTLSRVCQIFRKLQPASLRTCVLLDKQTTRSVDFEADFVGFQIPDEFVVGYGLDFAERYRQLPCIGVLKPELQNPPEWT
- the hisH gene encoding imidazole glycerol phosphate synthase subunit HisH; this translates as MTSQENSSRPRLAVIDYGMGNLRSVLRAWQHIGADAYLVHAPKELEGADAVVFPGQGAIVDAMRLLKDTGFDHAIRDWIAADRPFFGVCLGFQALFEHSEEGDSEGLGVFKGSVKRFRVDPTLKIPHMGWNTVTFEEGAPYTDGLVSGQDQFYFVHTYYVEPADPALTLFETDYGGKFVSGVCSGRCVATQFHPEKSQAKGLHLYRNFLRTL
- the fabF gene encoding beta-ketoacyl-ACP synthase II, giving the protein MRLNFFTETMSGDIDKRRVVITGIGTVTSYGDGVDTFWENLLAGKSGISRVESFDVTDYPSQVGAECLHFDAGKYMDPKEARRNDRYTQFAVAGARMALDDANLDPEKIESDRFGVLIGSGIGGMITIQTQSRRLYEMGPRKVSPFMIPSLIANIASGVVAIEVGARGPNFGIVSACASGTHSIGEAFQMIRDGEADVMLAGGSEAAITELGYAGFCSMKAMSTSYNDAPETASRPFDKGRDGFIMGEGTGVLVMETLEHAQARGATIYCEVGGYSATCDAYHITSPDPEGKALGAAMTNVVKEAGITADDVSYINAHGTSTPYNDKFETGAIKKAFGEAAHKLAVSSTKGMTGHLLGAAGGIESAVCALAIRDNKIPPTINYKDPDPDCDLDYVPNTMRETEVNVAMCNNLGFGGHNATLLFKKLG
- a CDS encoding citrate synthase — translated: MEKTGTIRLGNENFEFPIIEGTEGEKALDTRTLRAKSGCITFDEGYGNTGSCQSDISFIDGEKGILRHRGYPIEQLAEHSSFLETAMLVIYGELPHEECLDAFRQHVRRNASIHTGMHHHFDGFPSDAHPMAILSAMLNSLGAYYPEMSSNNRDQDLAHFDETAALLISKVRTIAAMTFRMKMGLPFEYPDHKRRYTENFLHMMFSEPYGEYVDDHGAAEALDLFLMLHADHEQNCSTSTVRMVASGGANLFASVSAGVCALWGPSHGGANMAVIKMLEEIHQDGDDGTRFIEAAKKGEAKLMGFGHRVYKNYDPRAKILGKSAENMLQSMGMQDPLLDIAKRLEQAALEDDYFVSRKLYPNVDFYSGIILKAIGIPVEMFTVMFAIGRMPGWIANWKEIAENPKSRIHRPRQIYTGETQRDYVKLGDR
- a CDS encoding acyl carrier protein, coding for MADQTIEQRVKTIIVDQLNVNDEQVTPEASFLDDLGADSLDTVELIMAFEEEFSDEIDGEIPESDAEKLQTVGDVIKYITEKAG
- a CDS encoding Gfo/Idh/MocA family protein — translated: MNQSNLLRSRRNFLKLGSCAFISASLRGQQILGANSRLRLAIVGCGIRGNEHLKMFHKLPDVEIVAICDPDTARMDGMMARFNKKRPSEETLKVDHIQDYRKLYERMDIDAVVIASPNYWHALHAIQAMQAGKHVYLEKPVSFTPWESAQLEAAERKYSKVIAAGYQNRSSTGPRAGIKYVQDGNLGKIRKVRSICYRNRDSIGKLTEPLKIPDTVDYDLWLGPAKQHTLMRPQFHYDWHWDFHTGSGDIGNQGVHEIDLVCWLLGDPELPRKIQTFGNRFAWDDAGDTPNMITSWFQMGGADVIIEVNDMRLSPDRNVSPHFMGTRVGIVAECEKGYLKGGRFGMMAVEPDGKTVIKKFPGDGGETHPRNFVDAVKASDSSLLRSSIRSANASACLAHFSNISHRVGELAGSNSLKEFLSSNHDLSKILSSQDEQLTAWGIPEPEYFVGQSLQIDPTLRTIEGPWVDESLTGPHYRKGFELKPVV
- the fbaA gene encoding class II fructose-bisphosphate aldolase; translated protein: MPVATPAQYAAMIDAAQKGNYAYPAVNVTSITTINAALKAFADAKSDGIIQVSTGGGQFASGLDVKDAAFGAIVLAEATHILAEKYDVLVALHTDHCHPEKVDSFLKPLFEASRKRKAEGKGPLFQSHMFDGSVVDLEENLKISKELLKECAELDIILEVEAGCVGGEEDGHDTSGLPIDKLYTTPGDMLDVYEALQPIGRFLFAATFGNVHGSYKPGAVKLKPEILRDGQKAVIDKHGEEAKMDLVFHGGSGSELSDIRETLEYGVVKMNIDTDTQYAFTRPVVTHICENIEGVLKIDGEVGNKKTYDPRSYLKKAEANMAARLVKAAEDLCSNGKTIFGTV
- the fabG gene encoding 3-oxoacyl-[acyl-carrier-protein] reductase; translation: MTESTEKKVALVTGAGRGIGKSIAELLASKGHHVVCVSRSEGSCGAVADAINADGGSAESLAVDVSDKAAVQAACEKLLEAHGTVDILVNNAGITKDGLLFRMSDDDWEDVIATNLTSCFSFIKHLARPMTRKRWGRIINMSSVIGLTGNAGQANYAAAKAGMIGLTKSLAKEFAARNVTVNAVAPGFIATDMTAELNEKQQEAIVGMVPMKRMGQSSDIAATTAFLASEEAGYITGQVFTVDGGMVM